In one window of Streptomyces sp. NBC_01224 DNA:
- a CDS encoding P1 family peptidase: protein MTEEPREPAEHSVAQRASPISSGPLDALTDVAGLRVGHAQVAGAGALSGTTVVLAPEGGAIAAVDVRGGGPGTRETDALDPRNLVQRVDAVVLTGGSAYGLDAASGVMAWLEEQGRGVRVGPDPAQVVPVVPAACVFDLGRGGDWRARPDASTGRAAVEDAAGTEPGAPVAEGGVGAGTGAVAGQLKGGVGTASVRLASGITVGALVVVNAAGSVVDPRTGVLYGEYGAAEPPVYPAPEVHRAAQQRLAQAREANARPPLNTTLAVVATDADLTRAQAQKLAGTAHDGLARAVRPVHLLTDGDTVFALATGARPLDPQNPIALNDLLAAGADALTRAIVKAVRAARSVNGRPGGGSYPAYSDLYGARGHPSRPSPHSHPDPDSPPG from the coding sequence ATGACGGAAGAACCGCGGGAGCCGGCAGAGCACTCCGTAGCGCAGCGCGCATCGCCCATATCGTCAGGACCGCTCGACGCGCTGACCGATGTCGCCGGGCTGCGCGTCGGCCATGCGCAGGTGGCGGGCGCGGGCGCACTGAGCGGCACCACCGTGGTCCTCGCCCCCGAGGGCGGTGCGATCGCGGCCGTCGACGTACGCGGCGGCGGCCCCGGCACCCGGGAGACGGACGCGCTCGATCCGCGCAATCTGGTGCAGCGCGTGGATGCCGTCGTCCTGACGGGCGGCAGCGCGTACGGCCTGGATGCGGCGTCCGGCGTGATGGCCTGGCTGGAGGAACAGGGGCGCGGGGTGCGGGTCGGCCCCGATCCGGCGCAAGTGGTGCCGGTGGTCCCCGCCGCATGCGTCTTCGACCTGGGGCGGGGCGGCGACTGGCGGGCCCGCCCGGACGCCTCGACCGGCCGCGCGGCGGTGGAGGACGCGGCGGGTACGGAGCCGGGGGCGCCGGTCGCCGAGGGAGGTGTCGGCGCCGGTACGGGCGCGGTCGCCGGGCAGCTCAAGGGCGGGGTGGGCACGGCGAGCGTGCGGCTGGCGTCCGGAATCACGGTGGGCGCACTCGTCGTGGTGAACGCGGCAGGCTCGGTCGTCGATCCGCGTACCGGAGTGCTGTACGGGGAGTACGGCGCGGCGGAACCGCCGGTGTACCCCGCGCCCGAGGTCCACCGGGCGGCGCAGCAGCGCCTGGCCCAGGCGCGGGAGGCGAACGCGCGACCCCCGCTCAACACCACGCTCGCCGTCGTCGCCACGGACGCCGATCTCACCCGGGCCCAGGCGCAGAAGCTCGCGGGTACGGCGCACGACGGACTGGCGCGCGCCGTCCGCCCCGTACATCTGCTGACCGACGGGGACACCGTTTTCGCGTTGGCCACCGGCGCCCGGCCGCTGGATCCGCAGAACCCGATCGCACTCAACGACCTGCTGGCGGCCGGTGCGGATGCCCTGACCCGTGCCATCGTGAAGGCCGTCCGCGCAGCTCGGAGCGTCAACGGCCGCCCCGGCGGCGGCAGCTATCCCGCGTACAGCGATCTCTACGGCGCACGCGGGCACCCCTCACGACCGTCGCCGCACAGCCACCCCGACCCCGACTCGCCTCCCGGGTAA
- a CDS encoding low temperature requirement protein A produces MPGMTARSRAERHRASTPLELFFDLCFVVAVAQAGGRLLHAVTEGHAATGIVSYAAVFFAIWWAWVNFTWFASAYDTDDPLYRVVTFVQITGVLIFAAGVPRAFDAGDWTVGVVGYVVMRLALTSQWLRAAYCTRGAERRVALRYAVGIAVVQLGWIGMLLLTDNTGGARAAVFVVLVLAEMSVPAIAERDRPTSWHPRHIGERYGLFTIIVLGETIAAATVAVQEAVDEHQAFGELLPIAAGGLLIVFSAWWIYFTVPIHDYLRGSREAFVWGYGHYLIFGSAAAIGSGIEVAVEEAVGKSHVSDTVAAAAVTAPSALFLLTVWALHARHFKRDLAEQLPLPVAVLAILACTFAGGWAVLAAGLVAAVTVAVEVALSRRPAVTG; encoded by the coding sequence ATGCCTGGAATGACTGCCCGCAGCCGCGCCGAGAGACATCGCGCTTCGACCCCGCTGGAACTCTTCTTCGACCTCTGCTTCGTCGTCGCCGTGGCGCAGGCCGGCGGGCGGCTGCTGCATGCCGTCACCGAGGGCCACGCCGCCACCGGAATCGTCAGCTACGCGGCTGTCTTCTTCGCGATCTGGTGGGCCTGGGTCAACTTCACCTGGTTCGCCTCGGCCTACGACACCGACGACCCGCTGTACCGCGTGGTCACGTTCGTCCAGATCACCGGTGTACTCATCTTCGCCGCCGGGGTGCCGCGCGCCTTCGACGCGGGCGACTGGACAGTCGGCGTCGTCGGCTACGTCGTGATGCGGCTCGCCCTCACCAGCCAGTGGCTGCGCGCCGCGTACTGCACCCGGGGCGCCGAGCGGCGCGTCGCGCTGCGGTACGCCGTCGGGATCGCCGTGGTGCAGCTGGGCTGGATCGGCATGCTGCTGCTGACCGACAACACGGGCGGAGCGCGTGCCGCGGTCTTCGTCGTGCTCGTGCTCGCCGAGATGTCCGTTCCGGCGATCGCCGAGCGCGACCGCCCGACGAGCTGGCATCCCCGCCATATCGGTGAACGGTACGGCCTGTTCACGATCATCGTGCTGGGCGAGACGATCGCGGCGGCCACGGTCGCGGTCCAGGAGGCGGTGGACGAGCACCAGGCGTTCGGTGAGCTGCTGCCGATCGCCGCGGGCGGGCTGCTGATCGTCTTCTCCGCCTGGTGGATCTATTTCACCGTGCCGATCCATGACTACCTCCGCGGCAGCAGGGAAGCGTTCGTCTGGGGATACGGGCACTACCTGATCTTCGGCTCCGCGGCCGCGATCGGCTCGGGCATCGAGGTCGCGGTGGAGGAGGCCGTGGGCAAGTCCCATGTCTCGGACACGGTGGCCGCCGCCGCGGTGACCGCGCCCTCCGCACTTTTCCTGCTGACGGTGTGGGCGCTGCACGCCCGCCACTTCAAACGCGATCTCGCGGAGCAACTACCACTCCCTGTGGCCGTGCTGGCCATCCTGGCCTGTACGTTCGCCGGGGGGTGGGCGGTGCTCGCGGCCGGCCTGGTGGCGGCGGTGACGGTGGCCGTGGAGGTGGCACTGTCCCGACGGCCCGCTGTGACGGGATGA
- the pflB gene encoding formate C-acetyltransferase codes for MTATAAEATTDNGAWDGFKGGLWRDAIDVRDFVQQNYTPYEGDSSFLTGPTARTTAVWEKLLSMFPDEIARGIHDVDVKTPSRIDAFEPGYIDADRDLIVGLQTDAPLKRAIMPNGGWRMVEGALSAYGYEADPEIREIYTRLRKTHNEGVFDAYTPEIRACRSSGIITGLPDAYGRGRIIGDYRRVALYGVDRLIAAKEADRAALGEQWPTEHVIRDREEIAEQIKALNELKTMAMSYGHDISGPARTGREAVQWLYFGYLGAVKEQNGAAMSIGRIDNFLDIYLQRDIERGLITEERAQEFIDDFVIKLRIVRFLRTPEYNELYSGDPTWVTWSMAGIGEDGRPLVSRTTFRALQTLYNLGPAPEPNLTVFWSQRLPAGFKEFASKVAIDTSALQFESDELMRPKYGDDTAIACCVSAMATGKQMQFFGARVNVAKALLYAINGGRDERTGKLVVSGFEPVTGEYLDHATVAERYDAMLDWLARTYVHALNVIHYMHDKYAYERLEMALHDQEILRTMACGIAGLSVAADSLSAIKHARVRVIRDGTGLATDYEIEGDYPAYGNNDDRADAIARGIVHDFMEKVRKHPAYRGAVHTQSVLTITSNVVYGKKTGNTPDGRRSGAPFAPGANPMNGRDEHGYIASALSVAKLPYDDAEDGISLTNTITPDGLGRTPEERIQNLAGVLDGFMASDGFHMNVNVLDKATLEDAMEHPEHYPQLTIRVSGYAVNFVRLTREQQLDVINRTFHGSL; via the coding sequence ATGACGGCGACTGCGGCAGAGGCGACGACGGACAACGGGGCCTGGGACGGCTTCAAGGGCGGGTTGTGGCGCGACGCGATCGACGTCCGTGACTTCGTCCAGCAGAACTACACCCCGTACGAGGGCGACAGTTCCTTCCTCACCGGCCCCACTGCCCGGACCACCGCGGTCTGGGAGAAGCTCCTTTCGATGTTCCCGGACGAGATCGCCCGCGGCATCCACGACGTGGACGTGAAGACTCCGTCCCGGATCGATGCCTTCGAGCCGGGTTACATCGACGCCGACCGCGATCTGATCGTCGGGCTCCAGACCGACGCCCCGCTCAAGCGCGCCATCATGCCGAACGGGGGCTGGCGGATGGTCGAGGGTGCTCTGAGCGCGTACGGCTACGAGGCCGACCCCGAGATCAGGGAGATCTACACCCGTCTCCGCAAGACCCACAACGAGGGTGTCTTCGACGCGTACACACCCGAGATCCGGGCCTGCCGTTCCTCCGGCATCATCACCGGACTGCCGGACGCATACGGCCGCGGCCGCATCATCGGCGACTACCGCCGCGTCGCCCTCTACGGCGTCGACCGGCTGATCGCAGCCAAGGAGGCCGACAGGGCCGCCCTCGGTGAGCAGTGGCCGACCGAGCACGTCATCAGGGACCGTGAGGAGATCGCCGAGCAGATCAAGGCCCTGAACGAGCTCAAGACGATGGCGATGTCGTACGGCCACGACATCTCCGGGCCCGCCCGCACCGGTCGTGAGGCCGTGCAGTGGCTGTACTTCGGCTACCTCGGTGCCGTGAAGGAGCAGAACGGCGCGGCCATGTCGATCGGCCGCATCGACAACTTCCTCGACATCTACCTCCAGCGCGACATCGAGCGCGGACTCATCACGGAGGAGCGGGCACAGGAGTTCATCGACGACTTCGTCATCAAGCTCCGTATCGTCCGCTTCCTGCGCACCCCGGAGTACAACGAGCTGTACTCCGGCGACCCGACCTGGGTCACCTGGTCGATGGCCGGCATCGGTGAGGACGGCCGCCCGCTCGTCTCCCGTACGACCTTCCGGGCCCTGCAGACCCTCTACAACCTGGGCCCGGCCCCCGAGCCGAACCTCACGGTCTTCTGGTCGCAGCGACTCCCCGCCGGATTCAAGGAGTTCGCCTCGAAGGTCGCCATCGACACCTCGGCGCTCCAGTTCGAGTCGGACGAGCTGATGCGCCCGAAGTACGGCGACGACACGGCGATCGCCTGTTGCGTCTCCGCGATGGCGACGGGCAAGCAGATGCAGTTCTTCGGCGCCCGTGTGAACGTCGCCAAGGCGCTGCTGTACGCGATCAACGGCGGCCGTGACGAGAGGACGGGCAAGCTCGTGGTGAGCGGCTTCGAGCCGGTCACCGGCGAGTACCTCGACCACGCGACCGTCGCCGAGCGGTACGACGCGATGCTCGACTGGCTGGCCAGGACGTATGTGCACGCGCTCAATGTCATCCACTACATGCATGACAAGTACGCGTACGAGCGCCTGGAGATGGCCCTCCACGACCAGGAGATCCTGCGCACCATGGCCTGCGGCATCGCAGGTCTGTCGGTCGCCGCCGACTCGCTCTCCGCCATCAAGCACGCCCGGGTCAGGGTGATCCGGGACGGGACGGGTCTCGCGACGGACTACGAGATCGAGGGCGACTACCCTGCGTACGGCAACAACGACGACCGTGCCGACGCCATCGCCCGCGGCATCGTCCACGACTTCATGGAGAAGGTCCGCAAGCACCCGGCGTACCGGGGCGCGGTGCACACCCAGTCGGTGCTGACCATCACCTCCAACGTCGTCTACGGCAAGAAGACCGGCAACACCCCGGACGGCCGCCGCTCCGGCGCCCCGTTCGCCCCGGGTGCCAACCCGATGAACGGGCGCGACGAGCACGGCTACATCGCCTCCGCACTGTCGGTTGCCAAGCTGCCGTACGACGACGCCGAGGACGGCATCTCGCTGACCAACACCATCACGCCGGACGGACTCGGCCGCACCCCCGAGGAGCGGATCCAGAACCTCGCCGGCGTGCTGGACGGATTCATGGCGAGCGACGGCTTCCACATGAATGTCAATGTGCTCGACAAGGCGACTCTCGAAGACGCCATGGAGCACCCGGAGCACTACCCGCAGCTGACCATCCGGGTCTCCGGATACGCGGTCAACTTCGTGCGGCTGACCCGCGAGCAGCAGCTCGACGTCATCAACCGCACCTTCCACGGCTCGCTCTGA
- the pflA gene encoding pyruvate formate-lyase-activating protein, with the protein MATLLDNIDNIDNTGDTGDIHNIDNIDNIDNTGDTGDIHNTGDIGTSVTPAGAATRRPVSGAVHSWDLSTGVDGPGTRFVTFLAGCPLTCLYCHNVDTLRMRSGTRMSADDLAAEAGKYTTFIRAAGGGATISGGEPLLQPVFAGELFHRFKHGLGLHTALDTSGFLGARATDSLLRDVDLVLLDIKSWDRATYRRVTGRPLQPTLDFARRLADLGKEVHVRFVLVPGLTDDPANVDGVASFAASLGNVSRVDVLPFHKLGEAKWQALGKPFTLHDTPSPTPEQAASAREIFTSHGLWAV; encoded by the coding sequence ATGGCCACACTCCTCGACAACATCGACAACATCGACAACACCGGCGACACCGGCGACATCCACAACATCGACAACATCGACAACATCGACAACACCGGCGACACCGGCGACATCCACAACACCGGCGACATCGGCACCTCCGTCACTCCGGCGGGTGCGGCCACCCGTCGGCCGGTCTCCGGAGCGGTCCACTCCTGGGACCTGTCGACGGGCGTCGACGGCCCCGGCACCCGCTTCGTCACCTTCCTGGCCGGCTGTCCACTGACTTGCCTCTACTGCCACAACGTCGACACCCTGCGGATGCGCAGCGGTACCCGGATGTCGGCGGACGACCTCGCCGCCGAGGCGGGCAAGTACACGACGTTCATCCGGGCTGCGGGCGGCGGCGCCACGATCAGCGGCGGCGAACCACTGCTGCAGCCGGTCTTCGCCGGTGAGCTCTTCCACCGCTTCAAGCACGGGCTGGGGCTGCACACCGCCCTGGACACCTCCGGCTTCCTGGGCGCCCGCGCCACCGACTCCCTGCTGCGCGACGTCGATCTGGTCCTGCTCGACATCAAGTCCTGGGACCGAGCCACATACCGCAGGGTCACCGGCCGACCGCTGCAGCCGACCCTGGACTTCGCCCGCCGCCTCGCCGACCTCGGCAAAGAGGTGCACGTCCGCTTCGTACTGGTGCCGGGACTGACCGACGACCCGGCCAACGTCGACGGTGTCGCCTCCTTCGCCGCCTCCCTCGGCAATGTCTCCCGTGTCGATGTCCTCCCCTTCCACAAGCTCGGCGAGGCGAAGTGGCAGGCGCTGGGCAAGCCCTTCACCCTGCACGACACCCCGTCACCCACCCCCGAGCAGGCCGCCTCGGCCCGAGAGATCTTCACGTCCCACGGACTGTGGGCCGTCTGA